A genomic window from Brevibacillus agri includes:
- the modB gene encoding molybdate ABC transporter permease subunit yields METNLTPLMLSLKVAALSTSFVFVLGMLGARWMTQKEFWGKNVLESFFLLPLVLPPTVVGFGLLLLFGKNGVLGQLLFQWFGIQVVFTLTGAVIASVVVSFPLMYQSAVAAFTGVDRRLENAARTMGASEWRVFWTVAFPLAWPGLLAGLVLSFARGLGEFGATLMLAGYIPGKTDTIPVAIYFAVEAGQMEKALFWVVIIVSLGMGTTLWLNWWSRRNVRRYANQK; encoded by the coding sequence ATGGAAACCAATTTGACACCGTTGATGCTCTCATTAAAGGTGGCTGCGCTATCCACCTCCTTTGTTTTTGTGCTCGGCATGCTCGGCGCGCGCTGGATGACGCAGAAGGAGTTTTGGGGCAAAAACGTGCTGGAGTCGTTTTTTTTGCTCCCGCTCGTCCTGCCGCCGACGGTCGTCGGCTTCGGCCTGCTATTGCTGTTCGGAAAAAATGGAGTTTTGGGCCAACTGCTGTTCCAATGGTTCGGCATCCAGGTCGTCTTCACGCTGACAGGCGCAGTGATCGCTTCTGTCGTCGTTTCGTTTCCGCTGATGTACCAGAGTGCGGTCGCGGCGTTTACCGGAGTGGATCGCCGCCTGGAAAATGCCGCGCGGACGATGGGGGCTTCCGAATGGCGGGTGTTCTGGACGGTCGCTTTCCCGCTCGCCTGGCCGGGGTTGTTGGCAGGACTTGTCCTGTCGTTTGCCCGCGGCCTGGGCGAGTTTGGCGCCACGCTGATGCTTGCCGGCTACATACCAGGAAAAACGGATACCATCCCGGTCGCCATCTACTTTGCTGTAGAGGCCGGGCAAATGGAAAAAGCGCTGTTTTGGGTCGTCATCATCGTATCGCTCGGCATGGGCACCACGCTTTGGCTCAACTGGTGGAGCCGCCGCAATGTGCGAAGGTACGCCAATCAAAAGTAA
- a CDS encoding helix-turn-helix transcriptional regulator: MTDENSYTTEEIAKLLRISKLTVYDLIKKGELPAYRVGRQMRVDKSDLEAYKARAKGGYRPAQAAYSAPLQGQAQQTIEQAQSTGTRHVIISGQDVSLDLLASHLEKRELSLRPLRSYAGSLNSLVAMYTGKADIVSTHLFDGETMEYNVPYVRRILTGHRFLVVNMLARWAGFYVQEGNPKHILSWTDLTKPGVRMVNREKGSGARTLIEEQFRLAKIAGRDVNGYEHEETSHLAVAGVVARKEADVGVGIEKAARLVGVEFVPMVKERYDLVMLKTKENEALLAAVLDILRSAAFQKEMEAVGGYDLSQTGKIIYETW; encoded by the coding sequence ATGACTGACGAAAATTCTTATACAACGGAAGAAATCGCAAAGCTTTTGCGCATCTCGAAGCTGACCGTGTACGATCTGATTAAAAAAGGCGAGCTGCCCGCTTACCGTGTCGGCAGGCAGATGCGCGTAGACAAAAGCGACCTGGAGGCGTACAAGGCGCGGGCAAAAGGCGGCTATCGCCCGGCGCAGGCGGCATATTCCGCCCCGCTGCAGGGACAAGCCCAACAGACAATAGAGCAGGCGCAATCGACAGGGACGCGCCACGTCATTATTAGCGGGCAGGATGTCAGCCTGGACTTGCTCGCGAGCCATCTGGAAAAGCGCGAGCTGTCGCTGCGGCCGCTTCGCTCCTACGCCGGCTCGCTGAACAGCCTGGTTGCCATGTACACGGGCAAAGCCGATATCGTCAGCACCCACTTGTTCGATGGAGAGACGATGGAGTACAACGTGCCATACGTTCGCCGCATCCTGACCGGGCATCGCTTTCTCGTCGTCAACATGCTGGCGCGCTGGGCCGGCTTTTACGTGCAGGAGGGCAATCCCAAACATATTTTGTCCTGGACCGACCTGACCAAGCCGGGAGTGCGGATGGTCAATCGCGAAAAAGGCTCGGGGGCGCGGACGCTGATTGAGGAACAGTTCCGGCTGGCGAAAATCGCAGGGCGCGACGTGAACGGCTACGAGCACGAAGAGACGAGCCATCTCGCGGTGGCGGGAGTCGTCGCCCGCAAGGAAGCGGACGTAGGCGTCGGGATCGAAAAGGCAGCGCGTCTGGTCGGGGTGGAGTTCGTGCCGATGGTGAAGGAAAGGTACGATCTCGTTATGCTCAAAACAAAAGAAAACGAAGCCTTGCTTGCTGCCGTCCTCGACATTCTGCGTTCTGCCGCTTTCCAAAAGGAGATGGAGGCAGTCGGCGGCTACGATCTGAGCCAGACAGGAAAAATCATATACGAAACATGGTAG
- a CDS encoding sulfate/molybdate ABC transporter ATP-binding protein produces the protein MLSVTIQKRLPDFLLDVSFSTEQEIVVLFGPSGSGKTTILNSIAGLVHPDEGEIALNGRTFYRQGQKPLPVQKRKVGYLFQDYALFPHMTVAQNIRYGLKTGHELHLEPLLSTVGIDHLLEKYPHQLSGGQKQRVALVRALATEPDILLLDEPLSALDADTRRQCQDELLRLHAMWHIPFLLVTHDREEAEKLGDTILLLENGKIVEQTKQNGQDRFPLLSGDKHADRMRSQPL, from the coding sequence ATGCTTTCGGTAACGATTCAAAAGCGTTTGCCTGATTTTTTGCTCGACGTCTCCTTTTCCACGGAACAGGAGATCGTCGTCCTCTTCGGTCCATCCGGCTCAGGGAAAACCACGATCTTGAACAGTATTGCCGGACTCGTGCATCCTGATGAGGGCGAAATCGCGCTGAATGGTCGGACTTTTTACAGGCAAGGGCAAAAACCGCTCCCCGTGCAAAAGCGCAAGGTCGGCTATTTATTTCAGGACTACGCGCTGTTCCCGCACATGACGGTCGCCCAAAACATCCGCTACGGCTTGAAGACGGGCCATGAGCTGCATCTGGAGCCGCTCTTGTCTACGGTCGGGATCGATCATCTGCTGGAAAAGTACCCGCATCAGCTCTCCGGCGGGCAAAAGCAGCGGGTCGCGCTCGTCCGGGCGCTGGCCACCGAGCCGGATATTTTGCTTCTGGACGAACCGCTCTCCGCGCTGGACGCGGACACGCGCAGGCAATGCCAGGATGAGCTGCTCCGGCTCCATGCCATGTGGCACATCCCGTTTCTGCTCGTCACCCACGACCGGGAAGAAGCGGAAAAGCTGGGAGACACGATCCTGCTTTTGGAAAACGGAAAAATCGTCGAGCAAACGAAGCAAAACGGCCAAGACCGTTTTCCCCTCTTGTCGGGGGACAAACACGCTGACCGCATGCGGTCGCAGCCACTTTGA
- the modA gene encoding molybdate ABC transporter substrate-binding protein has protein sequence MKKQWLALCAAFTLMLGACSTSQPAPQATEPAKTENAQQQAPQAELMVSAAASLTDALNELKTSFEAENPGTTLTFNFGSSGKLATQIAQGAPSDVFLSASQKDMDGLDEKQLIVKDTRQDFTGNALVLVAGKDSTLAISSFEELNKPEIKHIAVGEPETVPAGRYAKESLETLKLWDSLSGRMVFGSDVRQVLTFVESGNAEVGIVYSSDAAISKDVKVLATAKPEWHKPIVYPGAVVSASQHQDAAKAFLAYLTSDKGKAILQKYGFQ, from the coding sequence ATGAAAAAGCAATGGCTCGCTCTATGCGCAGCATTCACCCTGATGCTCGGCGCATGCTCGACTTCACAACCCGCTCCGCAGGCGACTGAACCTGCCAAAACAGAAAATGCGCAGCAACAAGCGCCACAAGCGGAGCTGATGGTTTCCGCAGCGGCAAGCTTGACGGATGCCTTAAACGAACTGAAAACTTCTTTTGAGGCCGAAAACCCTGGCACGACACTCACCTTCAACTTCGGCAGCTCGGGAAAACTGGCTACCCAGATTGCCCAGGGCGCTCCTTCTGACGTCTTCCTGTCTGCCAGCCAAAAAGACATGGACGGGCTGGATGAAAAACAACTGATCGTAAAAGATACGCGTCAGGACTTTACCGGCAACGCGCTCGTGCTCGTGGCAGGCAAAGACAGCACGCTTGCCATCAGTTCTTTTGAAGAACTGAACAAGCCGGAAATCAAGCACATCGCAGTCGGCGAGCCGGAAACCGTTCCAGCAGGCCGCTATGCAAAAGAGTCGCTGGAAACGCTGAAACTGTGGGATTCCTTGTCTGGCCGCATGGTATTCGGCAGTGACGTTCGCCAAGTGCTGACCTTCGTAGAGTCAGGCAACGCCGAAGTCGGAATCGTCTATTCCAGCGACGCGGCGATCTCCAAAGATGTGAAGGTGCTCGCGACAGCCAAACCGGAATGGCACAAGCCGATTGTGTACCCAGGAGCGGTCGTCAGCGCTTCCCAGCATCAAGATGCAGCAAAAGCTTTCCTTGCCTACTTGACAAGCGACAAAGGAAAGGCGATCTTACAGAAGTACGGATTCCAATAA